The Penicillium oxalicum strain HP7-1 chromosome VI, whole genome shotgun sequence genome window below encodes:
- a CDS encoding putative endo-beta-1,4-glucanase B, producing the protein MKFTNMVLAASAAGMAVAYPSAREVVPAGREINTSKRSVEKRANGFTWFGVSESGAEFGSAIPGTLGKDYTWPVASKIQVLRDAGMNVFRVPFLMERLVPGSLTGSFDATYLAALKSTVNSITKSGAYAVLDPHNYGRYGGSVITSTADFQAWWKKVAGEFSSNDKVIFDTNNEYNNMDQTLVLNLNQAAIDGIRAAGATSQYIFVEGNAWTGAWSWTDTNDNMKNLKDPQGKIVYEMHQYLDGDKSGTSESCVSATIGSERLKSATAWLKANNKKGFIGEFAGGANSVCESAVEDMLSYMQDNSDVWTGASWWSAGPWWGSYMYSLEPTDGPAYAAYLPILKKYFPNGSAAAPVGNSGSSPSTTTKPAPAQQPATTKAPVQITTTAQPVSKPISTEPAQAPAPVATSTFTTKAAGTTKSACTAKPVATQPASPSTGGTVGRWSQCGGMNWTGATACESPYKCVEQNPYYSQCL; encoded by the exons ATGAAGTTCACCAACATGGTTCTGGCCGCCAGCGCTGCTGGTATGGCCGTTGCTTACCCCAGTGCTCGTGAGGTCGTTCCCGCCGGCCGCGAGATCAACACCAGCAAGCGCAGCGTCGAGAAGCGCGCCAACGGCTTCACCT GGTTCGGTGTCAGCGAGTCTGGTGCTGAGTTTGGTTCCGCCATCCCCGGCACTCTCGGCAAGGATTACACTTGGCCCGTCGCCTCCAAGATCCAGGTTCTCCGTGACGCTGGCATGAACGTTTTCCGTGTCCCCTTCCTGATGGAGCGCTTGGTGCCTGGCAGCTTGACTGGTTCCTTCGATGCCACCTACCTGGCTGCTCTCAAGTCT ACCGTCAACTCCATCACCAAGAGCGGTGCCTACGCCGTCCTTGACCCCCACAACTATGGCCGATA TGGCGGCAGCGtcatcacctccaccgccgACTTCCAGGCCTGGTGGAAGAAGGTTGCTGGCGAGTTCAGCTCCAACGACAAGGTCATCTTCGACACCA ACAACGAGTACAACAACATGGATCAGACTCTCGTCCTGAACCTCAACCAGGCTGCCATTGATGGTATCCGTGCCGCCGGTGCCACTTCCCAGTACATCTTCGTCGAGGGTAACGCCTGGACTGGTGCCTGGTCCTGGACCGACACCAACGACAACATGAAGAACCTGAAGGACCCTCAGGGCAAGATCGTCTACGAGATGCACCAGTACCTCGACGGTGACAAGTCCGGTACTTCCGAGTCCTGTGTCAGCGCCACCATCGGTAGCGAGCGTCTCAAGTCCGCCACCGCCTGGCTCAAGGCCAACAACAAGAAGGGTTTCATTGGCGAGTTCGCCGGTGGTGCCAACTCCGTCTGCGAGTCCGCCGTCGAAGACATGCTCTCCTACATGCAGGACAACTCCGATGTCTGGACCGGTGCGTCCTGGTGGTCTGCCGGTCCCTGGTGGGGATCCTACATGTACTCCCTGGAGCCCACCGACGGCCCTGCCTATGCCGCCTACCTCCCCATCCTGAAGAAGTACTTCCCTAACGGCTCTGCTGCTGCCCCCGTTGGCAACTCCggctcttctccttccaccaccaccaagccCGCCCCCGCTCAGCAGCCTGCCACCACCAAGGCCCCCGTCCAGATCACCACCACTGCCCAGCCCGTCAGCAAGCCCATCTCCACCGAGCCCGCCCAGGCTCCTGCCCCGGTTGCTACTTCcaccttcaccaccaaggcTGCCGGAACCACCAAGTCCGCCTGCACTGCCAAGCCCGTCGCCACTCAGCCCGCCTCGCCCTCCACCGGCGGTACCGTCGGTCGCTGGTCCCAGTGCGGTGGTATGAACTGGACCGGTGCCACCGCTTGCGAGAGCCCCTACAAGTGCGTGGAGCAGAACCCCTACTACTCCCAGTGCCTGTAA